In the genome of Xenopus laevis strain J_2021 chromosome 1S, Xenopus_laevis_v10.1, whole genome shotgun sequence, one region contains:
- the isyna1.S gene encoding inositol-3-phosphate synthase 1-A (The RefSeq protein has 1 substitution compared to this genomic sequence): MAEKFKVESPHVRYLKDVIEADYNYDTTQVYEEKGVTKVKPCSTKFTFHTERKVPKLGVMLVGWGGNNGTTVTAAVLANRLGLSWMTKTGKKVANYYGSLFQSSTACLGSGPAGDVFVPFRDLLPMVHPNDIVFDGWDISSLNLADAMFRAEVLDWQIQEQLRPYMEKMKPRPSIYIPDFIAANQEDRADHTIHGTKAEQVQKIREDIQDFKRTSDVDKVIVLWTANTERFCDIIPGVNDTADNLLKAIENGLEVSPSTMFAVASILEGCAYINGSPQNTFVPGAIELAVQNNVFIGGDDFKSGQTKIKSVLMDFLVSAGLKPVSIVSYNHLGNNDGKNLSAPQQFRSKEISKSNVVDDMVQSNPILYGPNEKPDHCVVIKYVPYVGDSKRAMDEYTSEIMMGGANTIVLHNTCEDSLLASPIILDLVLLTELCQRITFRTETDQEFQTFHSVLSILSFLCKAPLVPAGTPVINAFFRQRNCIENILRACLGLSPQNHMMLEHKMQRSFVSLKRPSTVCNPQPISSKKGNNANGFHLPGISKGLSQSNGLGKNVINSDIEIEN, encoded by the exons ATGGCTGAGAAGTTCAAGGTGGAAAGCCCACATGTGCGATATTTAAAGGATGTAATAGAAGCCGATTACAACTATGACACCACACAAGTCTATGAGGAGAAAGGTGTTACCAAG GTCAAACCTTGTTCCACCAAGTTTACTTTCCACACAGAGCGAAAAGTTCCCAAACTTGGTGTCATGCTGGTTGGCTGGGGTGGAAATAATGGAACCACTGTCACTGCAGCTGTATTAGCAAATCGTCTGGGGCTTTCATGGATGaccaaaacaggaaaaaag gTTGCAAATTACTATGGTTCACTCTTCCAGTCATCCACTGCCTGTCTGGGCAGTGGTCCTGCTGGGGACGTTTTTGTCCCTTTCAGAGACCTTCTCCCCATGGTTCATCCCAATGATATAGTCTTCGATG GTTGGGATATCTCATCCTTGAACTTGGCTGATGCCATGTTTAGGGCAGAGGTTTTAGACTGGCAGATTCAGGAACAGTTGAGACCATATATGGAGAAGATGAAGCCACGGCCGTCGATCTATATCCCAGATTTTattgcagccaatcaggaagaCAGAGCCAACCACACCATCCATGGAACAAAAGCCGAACAG GTGCAGAAAATTCGGGAAGATATACAGGACTTTAAGAGAACCAGTGACGTAGACAAAGTTATTGTATTATGGACAGCAAACACTGAACGTTTCTGTGACATCATTCCTGGGGTGAATGATACAGCTGATAATCTACTTAAAGCTATTGAG AATGGTCTTGAAGTGTCTCCATCCACAATGTTTGCAGTAGCCAGCATCCTGGAGGGCTGTGCTTATATCAATGGATCGCCTCAAAATACTTTTGTCCCAGGGGCTATTGAATTGGCTGTCCAAAATAATGTGTTTATTGGTGGAGATGATTTTAAGTCTGGACAGACCAAGATCAAATCTGTACTGATGGATTTCCTAGTCAGCGCTGGTCTTaag CCTGTCTCTATTGTGAGTTACAACCATCTGGGGAATAATGATGGAAAAAATCTCTCAGCACCCCAACAGTTTCGCTCAAAAGAAATATCAAAAAGCAACGTGGTGGATGACATGGTGCAGTCTAACCCTATTCTGTATGGGCCTAATGAGAAACCAGACCACTGT GTGGTGATCAAATATGTCCCCTATGTGGGAGACAGTAAAAGGGCAATGGATGAGTACACATCAGAAATAATGATGGGGGGAGCCAACACCATTGTTCTGCATAATACATGTGAG GACTCCTTGCTTGCTAGCCCAATAATCCTGGACTTAGTGCTTCTTACTGAGCTCTGTCAAAGAATTACCTTCCGCACTGAGACGGACCAAGAATTCCAGACATTCCACAGTGTGCTTTCCATACTGAGCTTCCTGTGCAAGGCTCCTCTTGTTCCTGCAGGGACCCCAGTAATCAATGCTTTTTTCAGGCAGAGGAACTGCATTGAGAATATCCTAAG GGCTTGCTTGGGTCTTTCTCCTCAAAACCACATGATGCTGGAGCACAAGATGCAAAGAAGCTTTGTCAGCCTCAAGAGGCCAAGCACAGTTTGTAATCCTCAACCTATTTCCAGTAAAAAGGGGAATAATGCCAATGGTTTCCATCTTCCTGGCATCAGCAAAGGCCTCAGCCAATCCAATGGACTGGGGAAGAATGTGATCAACAGCGACATTGAGATTGAGAATTAG
- the isyna1.S gene encoding inositol-3-phosphate synthase 1-A isoform X1, producing MAEKFKVESPHVRYLKDVIEADYNYDTTQVYEEKGVTKVKPCSTKFTFHTERKVPKLGVMLVGWGGNNGTTVTAAVLANRLGLSWMTKTGKKVANYYGSLFQSSTACLGSGPAGDVFVPFRDLLPMVHPNDIVFDGWDISSLNLADAMFRAEVLDWQIQEQLRPYMEKMKPRPSIYIPDFIAANQEDRANHTIHGTKAEQVQKIREDIQDFKRTSDVDKVIVLWTANTERFCDIIPGVNDTADNLLKAIENGLEVSPSTMFAVASILEGCAYINGSPQNTFVPGAIELAVQNNVFIGGDDFKSGQTKIKSVLMDFLVSAGLKPVSIVSYNHLGNNDGKNLSAPQQFRSKEISKSNVVDDMVQSNPILYGPNEKPDHCVVIKYVPYVGDSKRAMDEYTSEIMMGGANTIVLHNTCEDSLLASPIILDLVLLTELCQRITFRTETDQEFQTFHSVLSILSFLCKAPLVPAGTPVINAFFRQRNCIENILRACLGLSPQNHMMLEHKMQRSFVSLKRPSTVCNPQPISSKKGNNANGFHLPGISKGLSQSNGLGKNVINSDIEIEN from the exons ATGGCTGAGAAGTTCAAGGTGGAAAGCCCACATGTGCGATATTTAAAGGATGTAATAGAAGCCGATTACAACTATGACACCACACAAGTCTATGAGGAGAAAGGTGTTACCAAG GTCAAACCTTGTTCCACCAAGTTTACTTTCCACACAGAGCGAAAAGTTCCCAAACTTGGTGTCATGCTGGTTGGCTGGGGTGGAAATAATGGAACCACTGTCACTGCAGCTGTATTAGCAAATCGTCTGGGGCTTTCATGGATGaccaaaacaggaaaaaag gTTGCAAATTACTATGGTTCACTCTTCCAGTCATCCACTGCCTGTCTGGGCAGTGGTCCTGCTGGGGACGTTTTTGTCCCTTTCAGAGACCTTCTCCCCATGGTTCATCCCAATGATATAGTCTTCGATG GTTGGGATATCTCATCCTTGAACTTGGCTGATGCCATGTTTAGGGCAGAGGTTTTAGACTGGCAGATTCAGGAACAGTTGAGACCATATATGGAGAAGATGAAGCCACGGCCGTCGATCTATATCCCAGATTTTattgcagccaatcaggaagaCAGAGCCAACCACACCATCCATGGAACAAAAGCCGAACAG GTGCAGAAAATTCGGGAAGATATACAGGACTTTAAGAGAACCAGTGACGTAGACAAAGTTATTGTATTATGGACAGCAAACACTGAACGTTTCTGTGACATCATTCCTGGGGTGAATGATACAGCTGATAATCTACTTAAAGCTATTGAG AATGGTCTTGAAGTGTCTCCATCCACAATGTTTGCAGTAGCCAGCATCCTGGAGGGCTGTGCTTATATCAATGGATCGCCTCAAAATACTTTTGTCCCAGGGGCTATTGAATTGGCTGTCCAAAATAATGTGTTTATTGGTGGAGATGATTTTAAGTCTGGACAGACCAAGATCAAATCTGTACTGATGGATTTCCTAGTCAGCGCTGGTCTTaag CCTGTCTCTATTGTGAGTTACAACCATCTGGGGAATAATGATGGAAAAAATCTCTCAGCACCCCAACAGTTTCGCTCAAAAGAAATATCAAAAAGCAACGTGGTGGATGACATGGTGCAGTCTAACCCTATTCTGTATGGGCCTAATGAGAAACCAGACCACTGT GTGGTGATCAAATATGTCCCCTATGTGGGAGACAGTAAAAGGGCAATGGATGAGTACACATCAGAAATAATGATGGGGGGAGCCAACACCATTGTTCTGCATAATACATGTGAG GACTCCTTGCTTGCTAGCCCAATAATCCTGGACTTAGTGCTTCTTACTGAGCTCTGTCAAAGAATTACCTTCCGCACTGAGACGGACCAAGAATTCCAGACATTCCACAGTGTGCTTTCCATACTGAGCTTCCTGTGCAAGGCTCCTCTTGTTCCTGCAGGGACCCCAGTAATCAATGCTTTTTTCAGGCAGAGGAACTGCATTGAGAATATCCTAAG GGCTTGCTTGGGTCTTTCTCCTCAAAACCACATGATGCTGGAGCACAAGATGCAAAGAAGCTTTGTCAGCCTCAAGAGGCCAAGCACAGTTTGTAATCCTCAACCTATTTCCAGTAAAAAGGGGAATAATGCCAATGGTTTCCATCTTCCTGGCATCAGCAAAGGCCTCAGCCAATCCAATGGACTGGGGAAGAATGTGATCAACAGCGACATTGAGATTGAGAATTAG